Proteins encoded by one window of Rhineura floridana isolate rRhiFlo1 chromosome 9, rRhiFlo1.hap2, whole genome shotgun sequence:
- the LOC133363623 gene encoding alcohol dehydrogenase 1B, translated as MASIMSTAGKVIKCKAAIVWEPKKPFSIVEIEVAPPKAHEVRIKVLASGVCRSDDHVLSGALKVNFPVILGHEAAGIVESVGEGVTCVRPGDKVIPLFVPQCGVCSSCKHPRGNLCKENELGFTGLLNDGTTRFTYKGNQVHNFANTGTFTEYTVVHENSVVKIDAAAPPEKVCLIGCGFSTGYGAAINSAKVEPGSTCAIFGLGGVGLSAVMGCKAAGASRIIGVDINKDKFPKAKEMGATECVNPLDFKKPINEVLFDMTDGEGVDYSFEVIGRTDTMTAALASCHNNYGTSVIVGVAPSASEITFSPALIFTGRTWKGSIFGGWKSKDSVPRLVSDFMGGKFALDPLITHTLPFDKINEGFELLRSGKSIRSVLVF; from the exons ATGGCCAGCATCATGAGCACTGCAGGGAAA GTCATTAAATGCAAAGCTGCCATTGTCTGGGAACCTAAGAAACCATTTTCTATTGTGGAAATAGAAGTAGCCCCACCAAAGGCACATGAAGTTCGCATTAAG GTTTTGGCTTCTGGAGTCTGTCGCTCAGATGACCATGTGTTGAGTGGCGCATTAAAGGTGAATTTCCCCGTTATTCTTGGTCATGAGGCAGCTGGCATTGTGGAGAGTGTTGGAGAAGGAGTTACCTGTGTAAGACCAG GTGATAAAGTCATCCCGCTCTTTGTCCCACAGTGTGGAGTCTGTAGCAGTTGCAAACATCCCAGAGGCAACCTGTGCAAAGAGAACGA actTGGCTTTACAGGATTACTGAATGATGGCACCACCAGGTTCACTTACAAAGGGAATCAGGTTCACAATTTTGCCAACACCGGCACCTTCACAGAATACACTGTGGTGCATGAGAATTCAGTGGTCAAAATTGATGCTGCAGCTCCTCCAGAAAAGGTGTGTCTGATTGGCTGTGGATTTTCTACTGGCTACGGTGCTGCCATCAATTCTGCAAAG GTGGAGCCTGGTTCTACCTGTGCCATTTTTGGTCTGGGAGGAGTCGGTCTGTCAGCGGTCATGGGCTGTAAAGCGGCTGGAGCTTCCCGAATCATTGGCGTCGACATCAATAAGGATAAATTTCCCAAGGCTAAAGAGATGGGAGCCACTGAGTGTGTCAACCCTCTGGATTTTAAGAAGCCCATCAATGAAGTGCTGTTTGACATGACTGATGGTGAAGGTGTAGACTATTCATTTGAAGTGATTGGGCGCACAGACACCATG ACTGCTGCCTTGGCTTCCTGTCACAACAACTATGGGACCAGCGTGATTGTCGGAGTGGCCCCTTCAGCATCTGAGATTACCTTCTCCCCGGCACTGATCTTCACTGGCCGCACTTGGAAAGGATCTATATTCGGAG GTTGGAAAAGCAAAGACTCTGTCCCTAGGCTGGTTTCAGATTTCATGGGGGGAAAGTTTGCTCTAGATCCATTAATTACCCACACTTTGCCTTTTGATAAAATCAATGAAGGCTTTGAACTGCTCCGGTCAGGAAAAAG